The Starkeya sp. ORNL1 DNA window TCGACCAGGTGGGGCGGCACATGCCCGACGGCATATTGCTCGACTGGAGCATGCCGGCGATGGACAGTTTCGACTTCCTGCGCGCGCTGCGCGCCATGCCGGGCGGCGACCATCCGAAGGTGGTGTTCTGCGCGGTGGAGAACGAACTCGCGGTGATCGCCCGCGCCATGCATGCCGGGGCCGACGATACGCTGCTG harbors:
- a CDS encoding response regulator; the encoded protein is MKTCLVADDSSVIRKVVRHILEGHGFTVSEAADGRQALDQVGRHMPDGILLDWSMPAMDSFDFLRALRAMPGGDHPKVVFCAVENELAVIARAMHAGADDTLLKPFDREVLSAKLHQVGLI